One genomic segment of Mycolicibacterium gilvum includes these proteins:
- a CDS encoding UDP-N-acetylmuramate dehydrogenase, with translation MGTSLLGGVPVAENVPLAPLTTLRVGPVARRLVTCVTTDQIVDAVMAAGPEALILAGGSNVVLAGDAADLTVVRLANTGISVDGDVVRAEAGAGWDDVVAASLAHGLGGLECLSGIPGSAGATPVQNVGAYGAEVADTIRRVRLLERGTGSVRWVSPEFLRFGYRTSVLKHSSQWVVLEVEFGLDAAGRSAPVRYRELATELAVEQGERTDPQRVRAAVLELRARKGMVLDAADHDTWSVGSFFTNPVVSRAEFERIAATVGSAVPNYPAEDGVKLAAGWLVEQAGFGKGYPGADAPARLSTKHALALTNRGTATTADVLALARTVRDGVKAAFGIELTPEPVLVGCSL, from the coding sequence GTGGGCACTTCGTTGTTGGGCGGCGTGCCGGTCGCCGAGAACGTGCCGCTCGCGCCGTTGACGACGCTGCGGGTCGGGCCGGTCGCCCGTCGCCTGGTCACCTGCGTCACCACCGATCAAATCGTCGACGCCGTCATGGCCGCGGGTCCGGAGGCGCTCATCCTGGCCGGCGGGTCGAACGTGGTGCTGGCCGGCGACGCCGCCGATCTGACCGTCGTGCGGCTGGCCAACACCGGGATCAGCGTGGACGGCGACGTGGTGCGCGCCGAGGCCGGCGCCGGTTGGGACGACGTCGTCGCGGCGTCGCTCGCCCACGGGTTGGGCGGGCTGGAGTGTCTGTCCGGTATCCCCGGCTCGGCCGGGGCGACCCCGGTGCAGAACGTCGGCGCCTACGGAGCCGAGGTCGCCGACACCATCCGCCGGGTCAGGCTGTTGGAGCGCGGCACCGGATCCGTCCGCTGGGTGTCTCCGGAGTTCCTCCGGTTCGGTTACCGCACAAGCGTTCTCAAGCACTCGTCGCAGTGGGTGGTGCTGGAGGTCGAGTTCGGCCTCGATGCCGCCGGGCGCAGCGCACCGGTGCGTTACCGCGAGCTCGCCACCGAACTGGCCGTGGAGCAGGGGGAGCGCACCGATCCGCAGCGGGTCCGCGCGGCGGTGCTGGAGCTTCGCGCCCGCAAGGGGATGGTGCTCGACGCGGCCGACCACGACACCTGGAGCGTCGGATCCTTCTTCACCAACCCGGTCGTGTCCCGTGCCGAGTTCGAGCGGATCGCCGCGACCGTCGGATCTGCGGTCCCGAACTATCCCGCCGAGGACGGTGTGAAGCTCGCGGCGGGCTGGCTCGTCGAACAGGCTGGATTCGGCAAGGGTTATCCGGGTGCTGACGCGCCCGCCCGGCTGTCGACCAAGCACGCCCTGGCGCTGACCAACCGCGGGACCGCCACCACCGCCGACGTCCTCGCGCTGGCCAGGACCGTCCGAGACGGTGTCAAGGCGGCCTTCGGGATCGAACTCACACCTGAACCTGTGCTGGTCGGCTGCTCGCTGTAA